In Thermodesulfovibrionales bacterium, the following are encoded in one genomic region:
- the metK gene encoding methionine adenosyltransferase translates to MPRKNYFFTSESVTEGHPDKIADQISDSILDAIIGRDPLSRVACETLVTTGLAFVAGEITTSVYVDIPSIVRETIRDIGYTRAKYGFDYETCAVITSIHEQSSDIAMGVDPGGAGDQGLMFGFACNETPELMPLPIMLAHKLAMRLTEARKTDVLGYLRPDGKTQVTVEYRDGMPHKIDTIVVSSQHSPDVTLKEMKEDIIEKVIKPVVPRELLDEEVIKYHINPTGRFVVGGPMGDTGLTGRKIIVDSYGGVGSHGGGCFSGKDPSKVDRSGAYMARYIAKNLVASGIADRIEVQIAYAIGVPEPVSFFVDTFGTGKIPNEKIISIIKKNFELTPKAIIESLNLRRPIYRKTAAYGHFGRNDDGFTWEKTDKAASLKKDAGL, encoded by the coding sequence ATGCCAAGAAAGAACTATTTTTTTACCTCTGAGTCGGTCACCGAGGGACACCCTGATAAAATAGCTGATCAGATCTCCGATTCGATACTCGACGCAATCATCGGCAGAGACCCTCTCTCCCGGGTCGCCTGTGAGACCCTTGTTACGACCGGTCTTGCCTTTGTCGCGGGGGAAATAACGACCTCCGTTTACGTAGACATTCCGTCCATCGTGAGAGAGACGATACGGGATATCGGATATACGAGGGCAAAATACGGATTCGATTACGAGACCTGTGCGGTCATTACCTCCATACACGAACAGTCCTCCGACATAGCGATGGGGGTCGATCCCGGGGGCGCCGGCGATCAGGGACTGATGTTCGGTTTCGCCTGTAATGAGACGCCGGAGTTGATGCCCCTCCCGATCATGCTCGCCCATAAACTCGCGATGAGGTTGACGGAGGCGAGAAAGACCGATGTCCTTGGCTACCTGAGACCCGATGGTAAGACCCAGGTCACCGTTGAGTACCGCGACGGGATGCCGCACAAGATCGACACCATCGTGGTCTCATCCCAACACAGTCCGGACGTGACCCTGAAAGAGATGAAGGAGGATATCATCGAGAAGGTCATAAAGCCTGTCGTTCCCCGGGAACTCCTTGACGAGGAGGTTATTAAGTACCACATCAATCCGACCGGTCGTTTTGTCGTCGGCGGACCGATGGGAGACACGGGGCTTACCGGCAGAAAGATCATCGTCGACAGTTATGGCGGCGTGGGAAGCCATGGCGGCGGATGTTTCTCGGGAAAGGACCCCTCAAAGGTAGACCGTTCAGGGGCATACATGGCTCGTTACATAGCAAAAAACCTTGTCGCCTCAGGCATCGCCGACAGGATCGAGGTCCAGATAGCGTATGCGATCGGCGTCCCTGAACCGGTATCGTTCTTTGTCGATACCTTCGGGACCGGAAAGATTCCGAATGAAAAGATTATATCCATCATCAAGAAGAATTTTGAACTCACGCCGAAGGCGATCATCGAAAGCCTGAATCTGAGGAGACCGATATACAGGAAGACCGCTGCGTACGGACATTTCGGTCGCAACGATGACGGCTTCACATGGGAAAAAACGGACAAGGCCGCGTCTCTGAAGAAGGATGCGGGACTCTGA
- the ahcY gene encoding adenosylhomocysteinase, with translation MVRHDVKDILLAKKGKLRIEWAAREMPVLKSIAERFIREKPLKGIRVAACLHVTTETASLMEALKAGGAEVALCASNPLSTQDDVAASLVKNSGISVFAIKGEDTKTYYRHIKDALSSRPQITMDDGADVVSTLHKEARSMLKGVIGGTEETTTGVIRLKAMAADGALAYPIIAVNDAYTKHLFDNRYGTGQSTMDGIIRATNRLIGGSVFVVCGYGWCGRGVAMRAKGHGAKVVITEIDPLRALEATMDGYEVMPVRDAARVGDIFVTATGDINVISKDCFRVMKDGAIICNTGHFNVEIDIEGLKKMSKARRIIRDYVEEFTLRNGKRIYLLGEGRLINLAAAEGHPSAVMDMSFANQALCAEYMVRNAKRLEKRVYSVPEKIDKEIARLKLKAMAIKIDTLSAEQKRYLKSWEMGT, from the coding sequence ATGGTGCGACATGATGTAAAGGATATTCTGTTGGCTAAGAAGGGGAAACTGCGGATCGAGTGGGCCGCCCGAGAAATGCCCGTCCTGAAGAGCATCGCCGAGAGGTTCATAAGAGAGAAGCCCCTCAAGGGAATACGGGTGGCTGCGTGCCTGCACGTAACGACGGAGACGGCGAGCCTCATGGAGGCCTTGAAGGCCGGAGGCGCCGAAGTCGCCCTCTGCGCTTCGAATCCTCTCAGCACTCAGGACGATGTGGCCGCATCGCTCGTGAAGAATTCGGGCATTTCAGTCTTTGCGATAAAAGGCGAAGATACGAAGACCTACTACCGGCATATCAAGGACGCCCTTTCCTCCCGGCCCCAGATAACCATGGATGACGGCGCTGATGTCGTTTCGACACTCCACAAGGAAGCGCGATCTATGCTGAAGGGAGTCATCGGGGGGACAGAGGAGACGACGACCGGGGTAATACGGTTGAAGGCCATGGCAGCCGACGGAGCCCTCGCCTATCCGATCATTGCGGTGAACGATGCGTATACGAAGCATCTCTTTGACAACCGCTACGGCACGGGACAGAGCACCATGGACGGCATCATTCGGGCCACGAACCGACTCATTGGGGGCTCGGTATTCGTCGTCTGCGGATACGGGTGGTGCGGGAGAGGCGTAGCGATGAGGGCGAAAGGGCATGGCGCGAAGGTCGTTATCACAGAAATCGACCCCCTGCGTGCGCTCGAGGCGACGATGGATGGGTACGAAGTGATGCCTGTTCGCGACGCCGCGCGCGTCGGAGATATCTTCGTCACGGCGACAGGCGATATCAATGTCATTTCGAAGGACTGTTTCCGAGTCATGAAGGACGGAGCGATCATCTGCAATACCGGACATTTCAACGTCGAGATTGACATCGAAGGTCTGAAGAAGATGTCAAAGGCAAGAAGGATCATACGGGACTATGTCGAGGAATTCACCCTCAGAAACGGCAAGAGGATTTATCTCCTCGGTGAGGGTCGCCTCATAAATCTCGCGGCAGCAGAGGGGCATCCGTCTGCGGTCATGGACATGAGTTTCGCGAATCAGGCGCTCTGCGCCGAGTATATGGTCAGGAACGCAAAGAGGCTTGAAAAGAGAGTGTACAGCGTTCCTGAAAAGATCGATAAGGAGATCGCGCGCCTCAAATTGAAGGCGATGGCGATAAAGATAGATACGCTCTCTGCTGAACAGAAGCGATACCTCAAGAGCTGGGAGATGGGCACCTAA
- a CDS encoding ferritin family protein, whose amino-acid sequence MIRTSRNSHGCKKCHTPAKSSPGCGDPDIIEGVIAAKTGFYQRAAEKTKNPVGKRMFLSMIEDEKKQVDDFRCIAEIRGIRIRDVARPMNKIRTLFEKTGEILLGRIKRTTDEVDALKIAMEMEREGIELCERLSEKTQSRKVKALVERLIKAERQRYAIFSNTHLFLSDSGSWFMWDEHSIMDGGTPWA is encoded by the coding sequence ATGATACGGACGTCAAGAAATTCCCATGGATGCAAGAAATGCCATACTCCGGCAAAATCGTCGCCAGGATGCGGGGATCCCGATATCATCGAGGGGGTGATCGCAGCGAAAACGGGATTTTACCAGCGGGCAGCGGAGAAAACGAAAAACCCGGTCGGGAAGAGGATGTTCCTATCGATGATTGAGGATGAGAAAAAACAGGTCGATGACTTTCGTTGCATCGCCGAGATACGCGGTATCAGAATCCGTGATGTTGCACGTCCGATGAACAAGATAAGGACCCTCTTTGAAAAGACCGGTGAGATACTCCTTGGCAGGATCAAGAGAACTACGGATGAAGTGGACGCCTTGAAGATTGCGATGGAGATGGAGAGGGAAGGCATAGAACTCTGTGAGAGACTTTCAGAAAAGACGCAGTCCCGAAAGGTGAAGGCTCTCGTTGAAAGGCTGATCAAAGCGGAGCGGCAACGCTATGCGATCTTCTCGAATACCCATCTCTTCCTTTCTGATTCCGGCAGCTGGTTCATGTGGGATGAGCACAGCATTATGGATGGGGGTACCCCGTGGGCGTAA
- the rlmN gene encoding 23S rRNA (adenine(2503)-C(2))-methyltransferase RlmN — MKHNIYVVLLYETISMPKTNLKAFSGQELESLFREWDLPAFRARQFLHWIYERHAVSIEGITEFSKDLREKLAEKAYVSNLALLEKRIADDGTEKFLFGLEDGESVESVLIPDDNRLTLCISSQVGCAMRCRFCITGKLGLRRNLRAFEIVDQIISANRLISPRRITNVVLMGMGEPLANFDEVVQALWRIREHLKISKRRITLSTAGIVAGIRELPERAPRINLAISLNATTDAVRQRIMPVAKANPITALLDACRRFPLQRGRRITFEYVLLKGVNDTSEDAKRLTALLKGIPAKVNLIPFNPHEGSEFQRPDDERVFSFQAILMAGNLTAFVRKSKGADILAACGQLKAGYR; from the coding sequence ATGAAGCACAATATATATGTGGTCCTCCTCTACGAGACTATAAGCATGCCGAAAACAAACCTTAAGGCCTTCTCCGGACAGGAATTGGAGTCCCTCTTCCGTGAGTGGGACCTGCCCGCTTTCAGGGCGAGACAGTTCCTTCACTGGATATACGAAAGGCATGCCGTCTCCATAGAGGGTATTACCGAATTCTCAAAAGACCTCAGGGAAAAACTCGCCGAGAAGGCATATGTGAGCAACCTCGCTCTCCTTGAGAAACGGATAGCAGATGATGGAACCGAGAAATTTCTTTTCGGACTCGAGGACGGAGAGAGCGTAGAGAGTGTCCTCATTCCCGATGACAATCGTTTGACCCTCTGCATCTCTTCCCAGGTCGGTTGTGCGATGCGGTGCCGTTTTTGCATCACCGGAAAGCTCGGTCTCAGGAGGAACCTCAGGGCTTTCGAAATTGTCGATCAGATAATCTCGGCAAATAGGCTTATTTCACCGAGGAGAATCACCAATGTCGTGCTCATGGGAATGGGAGAGCCCCTGGCGAATTTTGATGAGGTCGTTCAGGCCTTATGGCGAATAAGGGAACATCTGAAGATCTCCAAACGGCGGATAACCCTGTCGACAGCAGGTATTGTCGCCGGCATCAGAGAGCTTCCCGAGAGAGCGCCTCGGATCAACCTCGCAATATCGTTGAATGCCACTACGGATGCGGTGCGGCAGCGCATCATGCCGGTTGCCAAGGCGAATCCGATCACTGCGTTACTCGACGCGTGCCGGAGATTCCCGCTTCAACGGGGAAGAAGGATAACGTTTGAGTATGTCCTCCTGAAGGGCGTAAATGACACCTCAGAAGATGCGAAGAGGCTTACCGCTCTCTTAAAGGGCATACCGGCAAAGGTGAACCTCATACCATTCAACCCCCATGAGGGTTCAGAGTTCCAGAGACCGGACGATGAAAGGGTCTTTTCCTTTCAGGCGATACTCATGGCGGGGAACCTTACCGCTTTTGTCAGGAAGAGCAAGGGAGCGGATATCCTCGCGGCATGCGGACAACTGAAGGCGGGATACCGTTAG
- a CDS encoding response regulator, producing the protein MPNILVVEDSPTMRQLITFAMKRIANTKVIEATDGVDALKKLSSEPVDLILADINMPVMDGLKLVSLVRNNPSYKDIPIIIITTEGAKEDKDRAMAIGANAYLAKPIQTQELIRMVNTFIGS; encoded by the coding sequence ATGCCGAACATCCTTGTTGTTGAAGATTCACCCACCATGCGGCAGCTCATAACCTTTGCGATGAAACGCATAGCCAATACGAAGGTCATTGAGGCGACAGACGGCGTCGATGCCCTGAAGAAACTTTCATCGGAGCCGGTAGACCTCATCCTCGCCGACATAAACATGCCGGTCATGGACGGTCTGAAACTCGTCAGCCTTGTGAGAAACAATCCGTCCTACAAAGACATACCGATAATCATCATAACCACCGAGGGAGCAAAGGAGGATAAGGACAGGGCGATGGCGATAGGGGCGAATGCCTATCTCGCGAAGCCGATACAGACCCAAGAACTCATAAGAATGGTCAACACCTTTATCGGTTCCTAA